One Sodalinema gerasimenkoae IPPAS B-353 DNA segment encodes these proteins:
- a CDS encoding universal stress protein codes for MYHSSQTLHSSSSVSRGKHRVFIGMAPGVGKTYRMLDEAQQLKKDGVDVVIGWLEPHGRIETSERAIGLEQIPPKPIAWQGRSLLEMDTEAILARSPQLVLVDELAHTNVPGSPCKKRYQDVERLLDAGLDVHSTVNIQHFESLNDLVYKIAGVVVRERIPDRIIEQANEVVVVDVTPETLQERLQDGKIYSPDKIDSALQHFFQRRNLIALRELALREVADNIEDDTVAAHPDCCPIRERILVCVSTYPQSLHLLRRGVRFANRLNGRLYALFVGNPDQFLSKDEALHIETCQRLCEEFGGEFLRERSTDLVETIVSVAQEHSITQIVLGETHRSRWSLFWRGSLVQQLMRSLPDVSLQVLATQTDEQK; via the coding sequence ATGTACCACTCCAGCCAAACCCTTCACAGTTCCAGCTCAGTCTCTCGGGGGAAACACCGCGTGTTCATCGGTATGGCGCCGGGGGTGGGTAAAACCTACCGAATGCTTGATGAAGCACAACAATTGAAGAAAGATGGAGTCGATGTGGTGATCGGTTGGCTCGAACCTCATGGCCGCATTGAAACCTCAGAACGCGCCATCGGCTTAGAGCAGATTCCCCCTAAACCGATCGCGTGGCAAGGGCGATCGCTCCTGGAAATGGACACCGAGGCGATTTTGGCGCGATCGCCCCAACTCGTCCTAGTCGATGAACTCGCTCATACCAATGTCCCCGGTTCCCCCTGTAAAAAACGCTATCAAGATGTTGAACGACTCTTAGACGCAGGGTTAGATGTCCATTCCACCGTCAACATTCAGCATTTCGAGAGTCTCAACGACTTAGTGTATAAAATCGCAGGGGTGGTCGTGCGTGAGCGTATCCCTGATCGCATCATCGAACAAGCCAACGAAGTGGTCGTCGTCGATGTCACCCCAGAAACCCTCCAGGAGCGGCTCCAAGACGGCAAAATTTATAGTCCCGACAAAATCGACTCGGCTCTACAACACTTTTTTCAACGTCGCAATCTCATCGCCCTCCGGGAACTAGCACTGCGAGAAGTTGCCGATAATATCGAAGACGACACCGTCGCCGCTCATCCAGATTGCTGTCCCATCCGAGAGCGGATTCTCGTCTGTGTCTCCACCTATCCCCAATCCCTACATCTGTTGCGACGAGGGGTGCGTTTTGCCAATCGCCTCAATGGGCGACTCTATGCCCTGTTTGTGGGTAATCCTGACCAGTTCCTATCTAAAGATGAAGCACTCCATATCGAAACCTGTCAGCGACTTTGTGAGGAGTTTGGCGGTGAATTTTTGCGAGAACGGTCAACGGATCTCGTGGAAACCATTGTCAGCGTGGCCCAGGAGCATAGTATTACTCAGATTGTCCTGGGAGAAACCCACCGCTCTCGCTGGAGTCTGTTTTGGCGGGGGTCTCTGGTGCAACAGTTGATGCGATCGCTCCCCGATGTCAGTTTACAAGTCCTGGCAACTCAGACGGATGAGCAAAAGTGA
- a CDS encoding AEC family transporter, with the protein MTAILSAILPVLTIVLIGFWAGKTFTLDRVSLSRITLYIFTPALVAESLYRSPITLANAKGLFLAFSLTYALMGAIAWGLSGLLRFPAPVRKSAIATSAFPNTGNMGLSVSLFAFGEEGLNRAAIVLIISSLLVFSTGPAILKGGGFANALKFTLKLPLIWAMLIGLALRLLPFELPFQLDRVLKVLADGTIPVALVVLGIEISQSSLRLTRYDLFASALRLLGGGAVAYSVGQVVGLEGLDLQVLVLQCSMPAAVSSFLMVKEFGGDTVRTARVVAMSSVLAFGTLPLVLGLLSLS; encoded by the coding sequence ATGACTGCCATCCTCTCAGCCATTCTTCCCGTTCTCACCATTGTCCTGATTGGCTTTTGGGCCGGGAAAACCTTTACCCTGGACCGAGTCAGTCTCTCGCGGATTACCCTCTATATTTTTACTCCCGCTCTGGTGGCTGAGTCCCTCTATCGCAGCCCCATCACCCTGGCCAACGCCAAAGGGTTATTTTTGGCATTTTCTTTGACGTACGCCCTTATGGGAGCCATTGCTTGGGGGCTGAGTGGTCTTTTGCGGTTCCCTGCCCCTGTCCGCAAAAGTGCGATCGCCACCAGTGCCTTTCCCAATACGGGCAACATGGGCTTATCGGTGAGTCTGTTTGCCTTTGGCGAGGAAGGATTGAATCGAGCGGCGATCGTGCTGATTATCTCCAGTCTCCTGGTCTTTTCCACGGGTCCCGCCATTCTCAAAGGCGGCGGGTTCGCCAATGCCCTCAAATTCACCCTGAAACTGCCTTTAATCTGGGCGATGCTGATTGGCCTGGCCCTGCGACTGCTGCCCTTTGAACTGCCCTTTCAACTCGATCGCGTCCTGAAAGTCTTGGCCGACGGAACCATTCCTGTGGCGTTAGTGGTGTTGGGGATAGAGATTTCCCAAAGTTCCCTACGCCTAACCCGCTACGACCTCTTTGCCAGCGCCTTGAGACTGCTTGGAGGTGGGGCAGTGGCTTATAGTGTGGGTCAGGTAGTGGGCTTAGAGGGATTAGACTTACAGGTGTTGGTGTTGCAATGTTCGATGCCGGCTGCGGTGAGTTCGTTCTTGATGGTGAAGGAGTTTGGTGGGGATACGGTGCGGACTGCGCGAGTTGTGGCCATGTCCTCGGTGTTGGCCTTTGGCACGTTGCCCTTGGTCTTGGGGTTATTGTCCTTATCTTGA
- a CDS encoding Uma2 family endonuclease produces the protein MAIATAPISTEPTYTAEDYLQQEVQQETRNEYRNGEIVPMSGGTPAHNEIVSVLNALLRWGLRGQPYSIFVTDQRLWIPQRNTYTYPDVMVTGKPCQLQAGRNDTVINPIVLAEVLSPSTQNYDRSEKFVAYRTLDTVQDYLLIHQDRPQVEHYVKQKPQQWLLTDYEGLDATLALESLSLTLSLRDLYEAVDFQTSVETPPTEDNPQAEETEGSSGT, from the coding sequence ATGGCGATCGCCACCGCACCCATATCAACTGAACCAACCTACACCGCCGAAGACTATCTCCAACAGGAGGTACAACAAGAGACTCGCAACGAATATCGCAATGGAGAGATTGTGCCCATGAGTGGTGGAACCCCGGCCCATAATGAAATTGTCAGTGTCCTCAATGCTTTGTTGCGTTGGGGTTTACGAGGTCAACCCTATAGTATTTTTGTGACTGACCAACGCCTCTGGATTCCTCAACGCAACACCTACACCTATCCCGATGTGATGGTGACAGGGAAACCTTGCCAATTGCAGGCGGGACGCAACGATACGGTCATCAACCCCATTGTGCTGGCCGAGGTTCTCTCTCCCTCAACTCAAAACTACGATCGCAGTGAAAAGTTTGTCGCCTATCGAACCCTCGACACCGTCCAAGACTATCTCCTGATTCACCAAGACCGTCCCCAGGTGGAACATTACGTCAAGCAAAAGCCCCAACAATGGTTGTTGACCGACTATGAGGGCTTAGATGCCACCTTAGCCCTGGAGTCTCTGTCCCTGACCTTGAGTTTGAGGGATTTGTATGAGGCAGTGGATTTCCAGACCTCCGTTGAGACTCCCCCAACTGAGGACAATCCCCAGGCAGAAGAGACAGAGGGGTCTTCGGGAACTTGA
- the sigC gene encoding RNA polymerase sigma factor SigC, producing MTAQTDAQISNNLSLEESELDATSGMEVEYAEADESIRGHRTTTDLVRLYLQEIGKVNLLGRDEEVSVAQKVQRYVSLLEVRQTAADDGDEIMQQYVHLMSTRDRLSSQLGHRPSLERWAGDAQIPVSDLKPTLSQGKRHWAKLANISVEELETIQTEGVYAKAHMIKANLRLVVSVAKKYQKRGLELLDLIQEGTIGLERAVEKFDPTRGYRFSTYAYWWIRQGITRAIATQSRTIRLPVHITEKLNKIKKAQRQFSQDNGRTPTINDIANELDMTPEQIREVMLRVPRSISLDAKVGKEKDTELGDLLETDDASPEDLLVRESLQRELQQLLADLSSRERDVIRLRYGLGGESPYSLAEIGRALDLSRERVRQIEAKALQKLRQPKRRNRVRDFLEALG from the coding sequence ATGACAGCCCAGACCGATGCCCAAATCTCGAACAATTTGAGCCTCGAAGAGAGTGAGTTAGACGCAACCTCTGGGATGGAAGTGGAGTACGCCGAAGCAGATGAGTCGATTCGCGGACACCGAACCACCACCGACCTGGTGCGCTTGTACCTGCAAGAGATCGGCAAAGTCAACCTGTTAGGACGAGATGAAGAAGTCTCCGTCGCCCAGAAAGTGCAACGATACGTCAGCTTGCTGGAGGTGCGACAAACCGCAGCCGACGACGGGGACGAGATCATGCAGCAGTATGTCCATCTCATGAGTACCCGCGATCGCCTCAGCTCACAACTGGGCCATCGTCCATCCCTCGAACGCTGGGCCGGCGATGCTCAGATTCCCGTCTCGGATCTTAAACCTACCCTCAGTCAAGGAAAACGCCATTGGGCTAAACTGGCCAACATCTCCGTTGAGGAACTCGAAACCATCCAAACCGAGGGGGTGTATGCAAAAGCCCATATGATTAAGGCGAATCTGAGGTTAGTGGTCTCCGTGGCCAAGAAATACCAAAAACGGGGACTTGAACTCTTAGATCTCATTCAAGAAGGAACCATCGGCTTAGAGCGAGCCGTGGAAAAATTCGACCCTACCCGAGGCTATCGATTTAGCACCTACGCCTACTGGTGGATTCGCCAAGGGATTACCCGGGCGATCGCCACCCAAAGCCGAACCATCCGCCTCCCGGTTCACATCACCGAAAAGCTCAACAAAATCAAAAAAGCTCAACGTCAGTTCTCCCAAGACAACGGCAGGACTCCCACCATCAACGACATCGCCAACGAACTGGATATGACCCCCGAGCAAATTCGGGAAGTCATGTTACGGGTTCCCCGCTCCATCTCCCTCGATGCCAAGGTGGGTAAAGAAAAAGACACCGAACTCGGTGATCTCCTAGAAACGGATGACGCCTCCCCCGAGGATTTGTTAGTGCGTGAATCCCTACAGCGGGAACTGCAACAACTCCTCGCCGACCTCAGCAGTCGGGAACGGGACGTCATCCGTTTACGCTATGGACTTGGGGGAGAAAGCCCCTATTCTTTGGCAGAAATCGGTCGGGCCCTGGATTTATCCCGCGAGCGAGTGCGTCAGATTGAAGCCAAGGCCCTACAAAAGTTGCGTCAGCCGAAACGACGCAACCGAGTTCGTGATTTCTTAGAAGCCTTAGGTTAA
- a CDS encoding glycoside hydrolase: protein MKATFVPWLHMHQPPIWWNHRPMGNLEKMLNGDPNSEEGWNAQWFAQAYKNPAKYALELSRRGLKPRMMVDYSGVLLEELAKLSQDGTFASRHVDGDPLGDVIGLWREVLNEYPDAIEFTGTAYSHCYFPTTPERDWQAQIMGWKQIFGDLFGEAALERVRGFWLPEMGMMGDPKRAIALIRCLKRCGYEWLILPASALSRPEGWTTPQLENQVHELQVQADGETERILCVVRDTDMGIRQQSGHNADGCLNDIRYRLGVFEREQLSSPPLIVPTSDGENGNVMMFEYFKNTFVPLVEMMPQLADVEMLTVSQYLDRHIGSTQATPVSLNTTGGSWIGGHESWNEGDRRQAIALKIEALSRQVAEQGSPSDPSWDEARQLLLVCETSCFVYWNAEFWFDQADAFLGKLEGLLATPV from the coding sequence ATGAAAGCAACCTTTGTTCCCTGGCTCCATATGCACCAACCCCCGATTTGGTGGAATCACCGGCCGATGGGAAATCTTGAAAAAATGCTCAACGGTGATCCCAACTCGGAGGAAGGATGGAATGCTCAGTGGTTTGCTCAGGCCTATAAGAACCCGGCTAAGTATGCCCTGGAGTTGTCTCGACGGGGCCTTAAGCCACGGATGATGGTGGATTATTCTGGGGTTCTACTAGAGGAGTTGGCGAAACTCTCTCAGGATGGAACCTTTGCCAGTCGTCATGTCGATGGAGACCCCCTTGGGGATGTGATTGGCCTATGGCGAGAGGTTCTTAATGAGTATCCTGATGCCATTGAGTTTACGGGAACGGCCTACAGTCATTGTTATTTCCCCACAACCCCAGAACGGGATTGGCAGGCTCAGATTATGGGCTGGAAACAGATTTTTGGAGATTTATTTGGTGAGGCGGCCCTGGAACGAGTGAGGGGGTTTTGGTTGCCGGAAATGGGGATGATGGGAGACCCGAAACGGGCGATCGCCCTGATCCGATGTCTCAAACGCTGTGGCTATGAATGGCTGATTCTGCCCGCCTCAGCCTTGTCTCGACCGGAAGGTTGGACAACGCCTCAGTTGGAAAATCAAGTCCATGAGTTACAGGTGCAGGCCGATGGGGAGACCGAACGTATCCTCTGTGTGGTTCGGGATACGGATATGGGCATCCGTCAGCAAAGTGGCCATAATGCCGATGGCTGTTTGAATGATATTCGCTATCGCTTGGGGGTGTTTGAGCGCGAACAGCTCTCTTCTCCTCCCTTAATTGTGCCTACCTCCGATGGGGAAAACGGCAATGTGATGATGTTTGAGTATTTCAAAAATACCTTTGTCCCGTTGGTGGAGATGATGCCCCAGTTGGCGGATGTGGAGATGCTGACGGTGAGCCAATATCTCGATCGCCATATAGGCTCAACTCAAGCCACGCCGGTATCTCTGAACACAACAGGTGGTTCCTGGATTGGCGGCCATGAAAGTTGGAACGAGGGCGATCGCCGTCAAGCGATCGCCCTCAAAATTGAGGCCCTCAGTCGTCAGGTGGCTGAACAAGGCAGTCCCTCAGACCCCAGTTGGGATGAGGCCCGCCAACTCCTCCTCGTCTGCGAAACCAGTTGTTTTGTCTACTGGAACGCAGAGTTTTGGTTTGACCAGGCCGATGCCTTTCTCGGTAAACTCGAGGGCTTACTAGCAACCCCGGTTTAA
- the rpsD gene encoding 30S ribosomal protein S4 has translation MSRYRGPRLRVVRRLGTLPGLTRKDPKRSYPPGQHGQGRRKRSEYAVRLEEKQKLRFNYGVTEKQLLRYVKKARRLPGSTGQVLLQLLEMRLDNTVFRLGMAPTIPAARQLVNHGHICVNGRRVNIASYNCRPGDIITVRNTEKSREMVKTNLDSPGLANIPSHLVLDRDKLEGQVNGVVEREWIALQINELLVIEYYSRQA, from the coding sequence ATGTCACGATATCGAGGACCTCGTCTGAGAGTAGTTCGCCGCCTGGGAACCTTGCCCGGCCTAACCCGCAAAGATCCGAAGCGGAGTTATCCCCCCGGTCAACATGGTCAGGGACGACGCAAACGCTCTGAATACGCCGTTCGACTAGAAGAAAAGCAAAAACTCCGCTTCAACTACGGCGTGACGGAGAAACAACTGCTCCGTTATGTGAAAAAAGCCCGTCGTCTCCCCGGTTCTACCGGACAAGTGCTTCTGCAACTGTTGGAGATGCGTCTAGATAACACGGTATTCCGTCTCGGCATGGCTCCGACGATCCCGGCGGCTCGTCAGTTGGTGAATCACGGACATATTTGTGTCAATGGTCGCCGCGTCAACATCGCCAGTTACAACTGCCGCCCTGGCGACATCATCACCGTTAGAAATACGGAGAAGTCTCGCGAGATGGTGAAGACCAATCTTGACTCTCCCGGTTTGGCTAACATCCCTTCTCACCTCGTCTTGGACAGAGACAAGCTGGAAGGCCAGGTCAATGGTGTGGTTGAGCGGGAATGGATCGCACTACAAATCAACGAACTGCTAGTGATTGAGTACTACTCTCGCCAAGCTTAA
- a CDS encoding thylakoid membrane photosystem I accumulation factor: MTFFSRNWQRWMATLGLAIALWIACLSPVWAALNDDKYDGNIFALYAGNGSIVPPSTSLVQSLTAHRPTLLVFYLDDSRDCKQFSTTVSELQSYYGRVATIVPVNSDSILPNQDYSETEPGYYYSGRVPQSVIFDESGTVRFNESGQVAFEALDSVFREIFELLPRSESVELKRRSVNEVNTELR; encoded by the coding sequence ATGACGTTCTTTTCTCGAAATTGGCAACGCTGGATGGCTACTCTCGGGTTGGCGATCGCCCTTTGGATAGCTTGTCTATCCCCCGTCTGGGCGGCTCTAAACGATGATAAGTATGATGGCAACATTTTTGCCCTCTATGCGGGCAATGGCTCCATTGTTCCCCCAAGTACAAGCTTGGTGCAATCGTTAACGGCTCATCGTCCCACCCTGTTGGTCTTTTATCTCGATGACAGCCGGGATTGCAAACAGTTTTCGACGACGGTTTCTGAACTGCAATCCTACTATGGCCGCGTCGCCACGATTGTACCGGTCAACAGCGACAGTATCTTGCCCAACCAAGACTACAGTGAGACGGAACCCGGCTATTACTACAGCGGTCGTGTCCCCCAATCGGTCATCTTTGACGAGTCGGGAACCGTTCGCTTTAATGAGTCGGGACAAGTGGCCTTTGAAGCCCTTGATTCAGTCTTTCGGGAGATTTTTGAGCTTCTGCCCCGCTCTGAGTCTGTGGAATTGAAACGTCGCTCCGTGAATGAGGTCAACACAGAATTACGATAG
- the rpsU gene encoding 30S ribosomal protein S21, translated as MTQIIVGENEGIESALRRFRRGVSRAGIFLDLKKNRHFETPIEKRKRKAEALRKQRRRRYRRRSS; from the coding sequence ATGACCCAAATCATTGTAGGTGAAAACGAAGGTATCGAATCAGCACTGCGTCGCTTCCGTCGAGGCGTTTCGAGAGCGGGAATTTTCCTAGATCTCAAGAAAAATCGTCATTTTGAAACTCCAATTGAAAAGCGCAAGCGCAAGGCCGAAGCGTTACGCAAACAGCGTCGCCGCCGTTATCGTCGGCGCTCATCCTAG
- a CDS encoding two-component system response regulator: protein MKDTPKDLEQADILIVDDTPENLRLLSNMLSRRGYRVRKAISGSMALTAVQTLPPDLILLDIMMPDMDGYALCDRLKEDKRTQDIPVVFLSALNDVFDKVKAFTVGGADYIAKPFQIEEVLARVHHQLRIKSAERQIRQLNADLEQRVDERTSQLRERTRQLESANRQLLDEISQRERIQKRLKYLAFHDRLTNLPNRAQFEIKLTESLDDEKLQVGLAVLFIDCDRFKVVNDSLGHAVGDELIKSLAKRLRENLDDEVIVARWGGDEFVALLYDNSEAEVIAIAQDLLTVLSDPHQLPRHEVFVNTSIGIAFSIADLSPEELLRNADAAMYRAKALGGNRYHLFDPILHQEALERLALENDLRYAYERREFEVYYQPILNLQSGELFGFEALLRWHHPQRGWVSPSDFISTIEETGLIDQVGEWVLEQACIQLKQWHRDWNLPLVMSVNLSVRQFAQPDFLDQVDRVLITTGIEPKFLKLEITETALMENSQSTIVILKQLKSRQIQISIDDFGTGYSSLSYLHTFPVDTLKIDRAFVVGMSESSDGKGLIPAILNLARATHIETIAEGIETIEQRDILRSLGCNFAQGFLFARPSKASELHPDKIHFGSE from the coding sequence ATGAAAGATACCCCTAAAGACCTGGAACAAGCCGATATTCTCATTGTTGATGATACCCCGGAAAACTTGAGGCTGCTGTCGAATATGCTGTCTCGGCGAGGGTATCGGGTGCGTAAGGCGATTAGTGGGTCTATGGCCCTAACGGCGGTGCAAACCTTGCCGCCAGACTTGATTTTACTGGATATCATGATGCCGGATATGGACGGCTATGCCTTGTGCGATCGCCTTAAAGAGGATAAACGCACCCAAGATATTCCGGTGGTCTTTCTCAGTGCCCTCAATGATGTCTTTGATAAAGTTAAGGCATTTACTGTCGGGGGCGCCGATTACATTGCCAAGCCGTTTCAGATCGAGGAAGTCTTAGCCCGTGTTCATCATCAACTGCGAATTAAGTCCGCTGAACGACAAATTCGCCAACTGAATGCAGATTTAGAGCAACGGGTGGATGAACGCACCAGTCAACTTCGGGAGCGAACTCGCCAGTTAGAATCTGCGAACCGTCAGCTACTCGATGAAATTAGCCAGCGAGAGCGGATTCAGAAACGTCTGAAGTACTTGGCCTTTCATGATCGCCTGACGAATCTTCCCAATCGGGCCCAGTTTGAGATTAAACTCACGGAATCCTTAGACGATGAGAAGCTGCAAGTGGGTTTAGCGGTCTTATTTATTGACTGCGATCGCTTCAAAGTGGTCAATGATTCTCTCGGTCATGCGGTCGGGGATGAACTGATTAAATCCTTAGCCAAACGACTTCGGGAGAACTTAGATGATGAGGTGATTGTCGCTCGCTGGGGGGGAGATGAGTTTGTCGCACTGCTTTATGATAACAGTGAAGCCGAAGTGATTGCGATCGCCCAAGACTTATTAACAGTCCTGTCAGACCCCCACCAACTCCCTCGTCATGAGGTCTTTGTCAATACTAGCATTGGCATCGCTTTTTCGATTGCGGATCTTTCCCCGGAAGAACTATTACGGAACGCCGATGCTGCCATGTATCGGGCCAAGGCCCTGGGGGGAAATCGTTATCACCTCTTCGATCCAATTCTCCACCAGGAAGCCTTAGAACGCCTCGCCTTGGAGAATGACCTACGCTACGCGTATGAGCGCCGAGAGTTTGAAGTTTACTATCAACCCATCCTTAACCTACAAAGTGGTGAACTATTCGGATTTGAAGCCTTGCTACGCTGGCACCACCCTCAACGAGGCTGGGTTTCTCCCTCCGACTTTATTTCAACCATCGAAGAAACGGGACTGATTGATCAAGTGGGGGAATGGGTATTAGAGCAAGCTTGTATACAACTAAAGCAATGGCACCGCGACTGGAACTTACCGCTCGTAATGAGTGTCAATTTATCCGTGCGGCAGTTTGCCCAGCCGGATTTTCTAGACCAAGTTGATCGGGTTCTTATTACCACAGGGATTGAGCCAAAATTTCTTAAATTAGAAATCACGGAAACGGCTCTCATGGAAAACTCTCAATCCACTATCGTTATCCTAAAGCAACTAAAATCCAGACAAATTCAAATTAGCATTGATGACTTTGGTACAGGCTATTCATCCTTAAGTTATCTCCATACCTTCCCCGTAGATACCCTCAAAATTGACCGAGCGTTTGTGGTTGGAATGAGTGAGTCTTCTGACGGAAAAGGTCTAATTCCAGCCATCTTAAATTTAGCTCGGGCAACTCATATTGAAACCATTGCCGAAGGCATTGAAACCATTGAACAGCGAGATATTCTCCGCAGTTTAGGCTGCAACTTTGCCCAAGGATTTCTCTTTGCCCGACCCAGTAAGGCTTCCGAGCTACATCCAGATAAAATCCATTTTGGCAGTGAGTGA
- a CDS encoding GAF domain-containing hybrid sensor histidine kinase/response regulator has translation MPPPTNYVAIARMRQTLDLEDIFSATTDELRDVLKCDRVLVYRFFPDWSGTYVAESVTSPWEPLIQTANQDPNLTRVATKRLDCSASELESTDNLVQDTYLQENYGYPYRDSKTYRAVSDIYQAGFDDCYLGLLEQLQARAYIIVPIFCGKHLWGLLAIYENGRPRHWTQGDIKIALQISNQLGVAVQQAELLARTRQQALELQQAKEAADMANRAKSEFLANMSHELRTPLNAILGFSQLLQRSGLSPQDNEQYLKTILSSGEHLLGLVNEVLEMSKIEAARVTLTYQNVDFYKLLDGLYRLLKLKAERQNLDLFFNVTNDIPRYIKIDDQKLKQVLLNLLGNALKFTERGQVSLTVTAKPLEFLTPRLPESTRSHLSFAIEDTGPGIDADEIELLFQPFTQTNSGLQSRGGTGLGLSISQQFVRLMGGEIQVKSTIGMGSCFSFEIPVELGSASAIQQQSQLPGRVKGLTPGQRDYRILVVEDEPTNQLLLVEFLKSIGFKVRAASNGREALEIAPQWQPDLIWMDMRMPELNGYEATPQIKALPSCQDTIIIALTASAFEEERSAILASGCDDFIRKPFREVEILAKIQQYLEVDYEYEGDIQMPTELEACSLLGIQDPQLDFVNPGRQSTQPSVEQVQHWISQLPQALVNQLHQAALQGSDDQILDLLATIEEAREEADLDGDCRQLLKTWAQDFRFDRILDMTQYSQER, from the coding sequence GTGCCACCACCGACGAACTACGTGGCCATTGCCCGAATGCGGCAAACCCTCGATCTCGAGGATATCTTTAGTGCCACCACCGACGAACTACGGGATGTGTTGAAGTGCGATCGCGTTCTCGTCTACCGCTTTTTCCCTGATTGGAGTGGAACCTATGTCGCTGAATCCGTCACCTCCCCTTGGGAACCACTCATTCAAACAGCCAACCAAGACCCCAACCTGACGCGGGTGGCAACCAAACGACTCGATTGTAGTGCGAGTGAACTAGAAAGCACCGATAACCTAGTTCAAGATACCTATCTACAAGAAAATTATGGCTATCCCTACCGTGATAGTAAAACCTACCGAGCCGTCAGCGATATTTATCAAGCGGGTTTTGATGACTGCTATCTAGGGCTGTTAGAACAATTGCAGGCTCGTGCTTATATTATCGTGCCTATCTTCTGCGGTAAGCACCTCTGGGGACTCCTGGCCATTTACGAAAATGGTCGGCCCCGTCACTGGACTCAAGGAGATATTAAAATCGCCCTACAAATTAGTAACCAGTTAGGAGTTGCCGTTCAACAAGCCGAACTGTTGGCTCGCACGCGTCAACAAGCCCTAGAACTCCAGCAGGCTAAAGAAGCCGCAGACATGGCCAATCGGGCTAAAAGTGAGTTCCTGGCTAATATGAGTCATGAACTTCGAACGCCACTCAATGCTATTCTAGGCTTCTCCCAACTGTTGCAACGTTCTGGCCTGTCCCCCCAGGACAATGAGCAATATCTCAAAACAATTTTGTCCAGTGGGGAACATTTGCTGGGGTTGGTGAATGAAGTTTTAGAGATGTCTAAAATTGAAGCAGCACGGGTGACACTGACTTACCAGAATGTAGATTTCTATAAACTCCTGGATGGTCTCTATCGCCTCCTGAAGCTCAAAGCTGAACGACAAAATCTGGATCTATTCTTCAATGTCACGAATGATATTCCTCGTTACATCAAAATTGATGATCAAAAACTAAAACAGGTTCTCCTCAATTTGTTGGGAAATGCCTTGAAATTCACGGAACGGGGACAAGTTAGCTTGACAGTGACCGCGAAGCCCCTTGAATTTCTAACTCCAAGGCTTCCAGAGTCAACGCGATCGCACCTAAGTTTTGCCATTGAAGATACGGGACCGGGGATTGACGCTGACGAAATTGAACTCTTGTTTCAACCCTTTACACAAACGAACTCGGGGCTACAATCGCGAGGTGGAACAGGACTAGGACTGTCAATTTCTCAACAGTTTGTGCGGTTGATGGGAGGCGAAATTCAGGTAAAAAGTACCATTGGCATGGGGTCATGTTTTAGTTTTGAGATTCCTGTTGAGCTAGGATCAGCCAGTGCTATTCAACAACAATCCCAGTTGCCCGGCCGGGTCAAAGGCTTAACCCCAGGCCAGCGGGACTATCGGATTCTCGTGGTTGAAGACGAACCCACCAATCAACTGCTCCTGGTGGAATTTCTCAAATCCATCGGCTTTAAGGTTCGTGCCGCGAGTAACGGCCGTGAAGCCCTTGAGATCGCCCCCCAATGGCAGCCTGACCTCATTTGGATGGATATGCGAATGCCGGAACTCAATGGCTATGAAGCCACTCCCCAAATTAAAGCGCTGCCTAGTTGTCAAGATACAATTATTATTGCTCTCACGGCCAGCGCCTTTGAAGAAGAACGATCCGCCATTCTAGCTTCAGGATGTGATGACTTTATCCGAAAACCCTTTCGTGAGGTAGAGATCTTAGCGAAGATACAGCAGTATCTTGAAGTGGACTACGAGTATGAGGGAGATATACAGATGCCGACCGAGTTAGAAGCGTGCAGTCTGCTTGGCATTCAAGACCCTCAATTAGATTTTGTAAACCCGGGCCGCCAGTCAACTCAGCCGAGTGTGGAGCAAGTGCAGCACTGGATTAGTCAGCTACCCCAGGCGCTTGTTAACCAGCTTCATCAGGCAGCCTTGCAGGGAAGTGATGATCAAATTTTGGACCTATTAGCCACTATTGAGGAAGCCCGTGAGGAGGCAGACCTCGATGGGGATTGTCGCCAGCTTCTCAAGACTTGGGCCCAAGACTTCCGGTTTGATCGAATCCTTGACATGACACAATACTCTCAAGAGCGATAA